One genomic segment of Mobula hypostoma chromosome 2, sMobHyp1.1, whole genome shotgun sequence includes these proteins:
- the tti1 gene encoding TELO2-interacting protein 1 homolog: MAIFDTPKEAFNVLRPICVKITKEQTISNIQCLQSELQNVGDAALQDLQEYVLFPLRFSLKTPGPKQDRLLQSIVECINFIISRTCVRSQQLLHELFSELSLSLSSPGNHGKLAKTSEELKMSAIQGLDALLHSAYGDIVLSLYEPNMLPVLGYVISVLLSIAEHEKSRQLQIHALKCLLTLSLQCKCSDTHCSFDNSDLIRVGDTFASFLPGVTLGMTRIISGDVKQGYLVTTHAIRVWYKVVCIVMANEQLSNVELGKKLACTKESKHAELVICRKPEWVKSTASKLDVLLQKLCSCAAGHPHWKVRLELVELLHHLLSQCNKSLKESISHLLEVLIRLVGDERLEVQTRCTEVLKHVSVQCVVCDNRDFMDVLSENLHAFATALPRLMRTHDDQNKVASLNLLLGYLRLLGSKVNIVLNSTVHLRRLSKALMQILELDVTDVKIVEERQSTSEAANLQESTRCSSSMGYLQAIDKPATQRKYFKYFNEGHIFTLLLQVCRLLGYYGNLYLLVDHFMELYHESVMYRKQAALVINELLLGGAGLDVSVLHERGTPVSTDDLKATIISVVEEYTSMDNWHLVTSLESEYQVGLHKNHAKRQVFAEGIQSSFQYSTLTVHSMNSNIWQICIQLEGIGYFARVLKKEFRLLLMTTLYPVLEKFGAETVLVSQMARSTLVDICQSCGYNSFQELINQNSDYLVNTISLNLRRLAQHPHTTCVINVMFSYSDASFLPLVDDVVQDVLLSLDHYHSENAQLIFTVLHSLLTAIACWFPLTDSDQKVGQFHEACRSGTTAEEIQCFFQEYQNLKRLAEGDIEGIDLDQTECEIPSQAEPNVNYDHPDVKKELPAHIQITKDVMERCIHLLSDKSIKLRLKILDVLELCVIVLQNNLNELLPMVHRAWSPLVQRLTNDEALVVLKAFKVLCTLADICGDFLRSRVSKDVLPKVTKTLVSQALVSVKAGPIYSHTLAYKLQLAVLQGLGKLCEKLELSEVDLDMVASSCLSYLSSRQPIKLQEAACSVFSHLSEVDPDAIWLILNELYCPDAYNPPHTSLPPIRLTGMGKPRNEFTDNVIRLLKSL, from the exons ATGGCCATCTTTGACACGCCAAAGGAGGCTTTTAATGTTCTGCGTCCAATTTGTGTTAAGATAACGAAGGAGCAGACTATTAGTAACATACAGTGCCTTCAGTCAGAACTGCAGAATGTTGGAGATGCGGCATTACAAGATCTGCAGGAATATGTACTGTTTCCACTCAGATTTTCACTGAAGACACCTGGTCCAAAGCAAGACAGGCTTCTCCAAAGCATCGTGGAGTGCATAAATTTTATTATTTCTCGAACATGTGTACGGAGTCAGCAACTTCTCCATGAACTCTTCTCTGAGCTTTCCCTTTCCCTGTCCTCTCCGGGCAACCATGGAAAGCTAGCCAAGACTTCTGAAGAGCTTAAAATGTCTGCCATCCAAGGACTTGATGCCCTACTGCATTCAGCATATGGTGACATTGTTCTAAGTTTATATGAGCCAAATATGCTTCCTGTCCTTGGTTATGTTATTTCTGTGCTCTTAAGCATTGCTGAACATGAGAAATCAAGACAGCTCCAAATTCATGCTCTGAAATGTTTGTTGACCTTGAGTTTGCAATGTAAGTGCTCAGATACGCACTGTTCTTTTGACAACAGTGACCTGATTCGTGTTGGAGACACATTTGCCTCGTTTTTGCCTGGGGTCACTTTAGGAATGACACGCATAATTTCTGGAGACGTCAAGCAGGGTTACTTAGTAACGACTCATGCCATCAGGGTTTGGTACAAGGTGGTGTGTATTGTCATGGCCAACGAACAACTGTCCAATGTCGAGCTTGGCAAAAAATTGGCTTGTACAAAGGAAAGTAAGCATGCTGAACTTGTAATCTGCAGAAAGCCTGAATGGGTAAAAAGCACAGCAAGCAAACTGGATGTGTTGCTGCAGAAGCTATGTAGTTGTGCTGCTGGTCATCCACATTGGAAAGTACGACTGGAATTGGTTGAACTGCTTCACCATTTGCTGTCACAGTGTAACAAATCACTCAAGGAATCCATCAGCCATCTTCTGGAAGTTCTCATAAGGCTTGTAGGAGACGAAAGACTAGAGGTGCAGACAAGATGTACTGAAGTTTTGAAGCATGTCTCtgtgcagtgtgtggtgtgtgacaACAGAGATTTCATGGATGTACTCTCAGAGAACCTGCATGCATTTGCAACAGCCCTTCCAAGACTCATGAGAACTCATGATGACCAGAATAAAGTGGcgtcattaaatttgttgcttggttacttAAGATTGTTAGGTAGTAAAGTCAACATCGTTCTAAATTCAACTGTTCATCTTAGGCGTCTTTCAAAAGCACTGATGCAAATCCTAGAGTTGGATGTTACAGATGTGAAGATTGTGGAAGAAAGACAATCGACTTCTGAAGCTGCAAATCTGCAGGAGTCAACACGCTGCTCATCCAGCATGGGTTATTTACAAGCAATTGACAAGCCTGCTACACAGAGAAAATACTTCAAATATTTTAATGAAGGACATATATTTACATTGCTTCTACAGGTTTGCAGGCTTTTAGGTTATTATGGTAACCTCTATCTACTGGTGGATCACTTTATGGAACTGTACCACGAGTCTGTAATGTACAGGAAACAGGCTGCACTGGTGATTAATGAACTATTGCTGGGAGGTGCTGGATTAGATGTGAGTGTTCTGCATGAAAGAGGAACTCCAGTTAGCACCGATGATTTGAAGGCAACCATCATATCTGTTGTTGAAGAATATACAAGCATGGACAACTGGCACTTGGTAACAAGTCTGGAGTCAGAATATCAAGTTGGCCTccataaaaatcatgcaaaacgtCAGGTTTTCGCTGAAGGAATCCAAAGCAGTTTCCAATACTCAACTTTAACAGTTCACTCTATGAACAGCAATATCTGGCAAATCTGCATCCAGCTCGAAGGGATTGGGTATTTTGCTCGTGTGTTAAAGAAGGAATTCCGTTTGCTTTTGATGACTACTCTTTACCCGGTGTTAGAAAAATTTGGAGCTGAAACCGTGCTTGTTAGTCAAATGGCAAGAAGTACATTGGTAGACATATGCCAATCATGTGGCTATAATTCATTTCAGGAATTGATAAATCAAAATTCGGACTATTTAGTGAACACCATTTCACTGAATTTGAGAAGATTAGCTCAGCACCCTCACACAACCTGTGTTATCAACGTTATGTTTAGCTATTCAGATGCCAGCTTTCTGCCTCTAGTTGATGACGTGGTTCAGGATGTGCTCCTCTCTCTTGATCATTACCATAGTGAAAATGCTCAGCTAATTTTTACTGTCCTCCACTCCCTGTTAACAGCCATTG CTTGCTGGTTTCCACTCACGGATTCCGATCAGAAAGTGGGGCAATTTCATGAAGCCTGCAGGTCTGGTACCACGGCAGAAGAGATCCAGTGCTTTTTCCAGGAATATCAGAACCTAAAACGTCTAGCAGAAGGAGATATTGAAGGCATCGATCTGGACCAAACAG AATGTGAAATTCCCAGTCAAGCTGAACCTAATGTGAACTATGACCACCCTGATGTGAAGAAAGAACTGCCGGCTCATATCCAAATTACCAAGGATGTGATGGAAAGATGTATTCACCTCTTATCAGACAAAAGCATTAAATTGCGACTGAAG ATCTTGGATGTTTTGGAGCTGTGTGTAATTGTTCTCCAGAATAATCTGAATGAACTACTTCCAATGGTTCACCGTGCGTGGAGTCCCCTTGTACAGAGATTGACCAATGATGAAGCCCTTGTTGTCCTCAAGGCATTCAAG GTGCTGTGCACACTGGCTGATATATGTGGTGATTTCCTGAGGAGCCGAGTTTCTAAAGATGTTTTGCCAAAGGTGACCAAAACTTTAGTAAGTCAAGCCCTGGTTAGTGTCAAGGCTGGGCCCATCTATAGCCACACACTCGCCTATAAACTTCAGCTAGCTGTGCTTCAAggacttggaaaattatgtgaGAAACTGGAACTTA GTGAAGTTGACTTGGATATGGTGGCTAGCAGTTGTTTATCATATCTGAGCAGCAGGCAGCCAATAAAACTTCAGGAAGCAGCCTGCAG TGTGTTTTCCCATCTGTCTGAAGTTGACCCTGATGCCATTTGGCTGATTCTGAATGAACTTTATTGTCCAGATGCTTACAATCCACCACACACCAGCCTTCCACCAATTCGGCTCACTGGAATGGGAAAACCAAGGAACGAATTCACTGATAATGTGATTCGGCTTTTGAAGAGCTTATGA